One region of [Limnothrix rosea] IAM M-220 genomic DNA includes:
- a CDS encoding proton extrusion protein PcxA — protein MKFNDLVNKARNWFYDTPDRALEQAYRAALTIKAMEDEHFGGKPVASRNAEYSDSVIDYFQGEVRKQLKIAQVRLREFRSFKTVIAVSEETINRKSSNSFYPDAAEKETIIIEKLRFIDEITAHYGRPLSKQSVALIKVDRPSTAPLENGELSNPDAPRPRRKADTAMNKTGLVPRSILSTFSRIQQEIDPKSQAAEEEVVTKFRRSRNKTAVSIKFLLMLVIIPLLVHQLSKIAITPFVEEHFFTEASPALFANNDLEDEAFAELEHYRASLEMRRIVGFAPALDEAEMQDKIRERATEIALEYRDRSYNAYENIFADICSFFAFVVVLLASKREIAVLKSFLDEVVYGLSDSAKAFLIILFTDIFVGYHSPHGWEIVLESVAKHFGLAESRDFNFLFIATFPVILDTVLKYSIFRYLNRISPSAVATYRNMNE, from the coding sequence ATGACCTTGTCAACAAAGCCCGCAACTGGTTTTATGACACACCAGACCGCGCTTTAGAGCAAGCATATCGCGCTGCCCTTACCATCAAGGCAATGGAAGACGAACACTTTGGCGGTAAACCCGTTGCCAGCCGTAATGCTGAGTATAGCGATAGTGTCATTGATTATTTCCAAGGGGAAGTGCGCAAACAGCTCAAAATTGCCCAGGTACGTCTACGGGAATTTCGGTCATTTAAAACAGTCATAGCTGTTTCTGAAGAAACCATTAATCGCAAATCGAGCAATTCTTTCTATCCCGATGCCGCCGAAAAAGAAACAATCATTATCGAGAAATTACGGTTTATCGACGAAATTACAGCACATTACGGTCGCCCTCTGTCGAAACAGTCTGTTGCTTTAATCAAAGTCGATCGCCCATCAACAGCTCCTTTAGAAAATGGCGAATTATCTAATCCCGATGCACCCCGGCCACGCCGCAAAGCCGACACCGCGATGAATAAAACGGGGTTAGTACCGCGCTCGATCCTAAGCACCTTTAGTCGCATTCAGCAGGAAATTGACCCAAAATCCCAAGCAGCAGAAGAAGAAGTCGTTACAAAGTTTCGGCGATCGCGCAACAAAACAGCCGTATCAATTAAGTTTTTGTTGATGCTCGTGATCATTCCGCTGCTGGTACACCAACTTTCAAAAATCGCCATTACGCCCTTCGTGGAAGAACATTTTTTTACCGAAGCGAGTCCTGCTCTATTTGCCAACAACGACCTTGAAGACGAGGCATTTGCAGAGCTAGAACATTATCGTGCCAGCTTAGAAATGCGTCGCATTGTTGGTTTTGCCCCTGCCCTAGACGAAGCAGAAATGCAGGACAAAATTCGGGAAAGAGCCACAGAAATTGCCCTTGAATATCGCGATCGCAGCTATAACGCCTATGAAAATATTTTTGCGGACATTTGTTCCTTTTTTGCGTTTGTGGTGGTTCTTCTTGCTAGCAAACGGGAAATTGCTGTGCTCAAAAGTTTTCTAGACGAAGTGGTATACGGGCTGAGTGATTCGGCAAAAGCTTTTTTGATTATTCTGTTTACCGATATTTTTGTCGGTTACCACTCGCCCCACGGCTGGGAAATTGTCCTAGAAAGCGTCGCCAAGCATTTTGGTCTTGCCGAAAGCCGCGATTTTAATTTTCTGTTTATCGCCACCTTCCCCGTCATTCTCGACACGGTACTGAAATATTCGATTTTCCGTTATCTCAACCGTATTTCCCCCTCTGCTGTGGCCACCTACCGCAACATGAACGAATAA
- the hemE gene encoding uroporphyrinogen decarboxylase translates to MSESNNTPLLLRAARGEKVERTPVWMMRQAGRYMKIYRDLREKYPSFRDRSENPDLAIEISLQPWHAFKPDGVIMFSDILTPLPGMGIDFDIVESKGPQITDPIRTQAQVNAMTPFEPEECLPFIKTILNTLRDEVKNEGTVLGFVGAPWTLAAYAIEGKSSKNYAIIKNMAFSQPAILHSFLSNIADAIAKYVCYQIECGAQIIQMFDSWAGQLSPQDYDIFALPYQKRVIDQVKEKYPDFPLILYISGSAGVLERMGKTGVDIVSVDWSVDMLDAKKRLGKDIILQGNIDPGVLFGSHDFIKSRIIDTVKKVGDQGHILNLGHGVLVGTPEDNVRFFFETCKNVKSFL, encoded by the coding sequence ATGTCGGAAAGCAATAATACACCTCTGTTATTGAGGGCTGCACGGGGGGAGAAAGTCGAGCGGACTCCGGTGTGGATGATGCGCCAAGCAGGGCGTTATATGAAAATCTATCGCGATCTACGGGAGAAGTATCCGAGCTTCCGTGACCGTTCTGAAAACCCAGATCTCGCGATCGAAATTTCTCTGCAACCTTGGCATGCTTTCAAGCCCGACGGTGTGATCATGTTCTCTGACATTTTGACGCCGCTCCCTGGCATGGGCATTGATTTTGACATTGTAGAAAGCAAAGGCCCCCAAATTACTGATCCGATTCGGACTCAGGCACAGGTTAATGCAATGACACCGTTTGAGCCGGAGGAATGTCTACCTTTTATTAAAACTATCCTCAACACTCTCCGTGATGAAGTGAAAAATGAGGGTACTGTGCTTGGTTTTGTGGGTGCGCCTTGGACCTTGGCAGCCTATGCAATCGAGGGTAAAAGTTCTAAGAACTACGCGATTATTAAAAATATGGCGTTTTCTCAGCCTGCGATTCTCCACAGTTTCCTGAGTAATATCGCCGATGCGATCGCCAAATATGTCTGTTACCAGATCGAGTGTGGCGCGCAGATTATCCAGATGTTTGACTCTTGGGCCGGTCAGCTTAGCCCCCAAGACTACGACATTTTCGCGTTGCCTTACCAGAAACGGGTAATTGATCAGGTCAAAGAAAAATACCCTGATTTTCCTTTGATTCTTTACATTAGCGGCAGTGCTGGTGTGTTAGAGCGCATGGGTAAAACAGGCGTTGACATCGTTAGTGTTGACTGGTCTGTGGATATGCTCGATGCGAAAAAGCGTCTCGGTAAGGACATTATCCTTCAGGGTAATATCGATCCCGGTGTGCTATTTGGCTCCCACGATTTTATTAAGAGCCGCATTATTGACACGGTGAAAAAGGTTGGCGACCAAGGTCATATTCTCAATCTCGGTCATGGTGTGCTCGTCGGTACTCCAGAAGATAATGTGCGCTTCTTCTTCGAGACTTGCAAAAACGTTAAGAGCTTTCTTTAA
- a CDS encoding ArsR/SmtB family transcription factor gives MSSSVQSPVEVWQGFRALSDPLRIRIVELLRSQELCVCELCDELDTSQSKLSFHLKNLKDANLVIARQQGRWMYYRLNVSQFAELESYLAGYKKSQFNPAKPCCE, from the coding sequence ATGTCCTCATCTGTTCAAAGTCCTGTTGAAGTTTGGCAAGGGTTTCGTGCTTTATCGGATCCGTTACGTATCCGCATTGTCGAGCTACTGCGATCGCAGGAATTGTGTGTGTGTGAGCTATGTGACGAGCTGGACACGAGCCAATCGAAATTATCTTTTCACCTAAAAAACCTGAAGGACGCGAATTTGGTGATCGCTCGCCAACAGGGGCGTTGGATGTACTACCGCCTGAATGTGTCGCAATTTGCGGAGTTGGAGTCTTATCTGGCTGGGTATAAAAAGAGTCAGTTCAATCCGGCGAAGCCTTGCTGTGAGTAA
- the glpD gene encoding glycerol-3-phosphate dehydrogenase has translation MRDLQTVQNSTYDLIIIGGGINGVGIARDAALRGLKTLLLEKNDFASGSTCWSTRLIHGGLRYLEYLEFPLVRESLHEREILLRNAPHLVQPLQMTIPLYKGAARGYWLIQAGMLLYDILSFDKTVPAHRMLNAQKFKQLFRTVRSQDIIGAAQYYDGQAEYAERLALENVLDAQAAGATVLNYATVTELQIGDRPTEITSITCKDQLTGESFTVNAKGSVVVNTSGPWVDQVCSRAKVGEEPKPLGKEPKMGGTKGSHIVVDPFPGAPSGALYVEAASDNRPYFIIPWLGKYLIGTTDIKYDGNLDKVKASDAEIDYLLSETNRVLPSAQLTRDDVKFTYSGVRPLPYVGDKNPASITRSHILFDHSPEGVKNLISLIGGKLTTYRQVGEEMVDLVYKKLKRTVPPCSTRKRPLPGAIAADSSQIEMMIKRYGNTVDRISIQHLFRMYGSKASNVLALVDEAADLGERIVPYLPDIKAQAVYAMRAELAHNIEDICRRRTTFSMVANYGYDALPAIVDALQKHCGLDQAECDRQVAAYKRFIERNCLPDFAIADPAERNSAAPKAEVYS, from the coding sequence ATGCGAGATTTACAAACTGTCCAAAACTCGACTTATGACCTGATTATTATCGGTGGGGGAATCAACGGTGTTGGCATTGCCCGCGATGCAGCGTTACGGGGTCTTAAGACATTACTTTTAGAAAAGAATGATTTTGCCAGTGGATCAACCTGTTGGTCTACCCGCCTCATCCACGGTGGCCTACGGTATCTCGAATATTTAGAATTTCCCCTTGTGCGTGAATCCTTGCATGAACGGGAAATTTTATTAAGGAATGCGCCTCATCTTGTGCAGCCTTTGCAAATGACGATTCCCCTTTATAAAGGGGCTGCCCGTGGTTATTGGCTGATCCAGGCAGGGATGCTCCTTTACGATATTCTCAGTTTTGATAAGACTGTGCCTGCTCACCGGATGCTAAATGCGCAAAAGTTTAAACAGCTTTTCCGTACGGTGCGCTCCCAAGATATTATCGGCGCAGCGCAATATTACGATGGTCAGGCGGAGTATGCAGAAAGACTGGCCTTAGAAAATGTCCTTGATGCCCAAGCGGCTGGGGCAACGGTTTTAAATTATGCGACTGTGACGGAACTGCAAATCGGCGATCGCCCCACTGAAATCACCTCAATAACTTGTAAAGATCAGCTGACAGGTGAAAGCTTTACGGTCAATGCGAAAGGTAGTGTTGTCGTTAATACGTCGGGACCTTGGGTAGACCAAGTTTGTAGTCGCGCCAAGGTTGGCGAAGAACCAAAACCCCTAGGTAAAGAGCCCAAAATGGGCGGGACAAAGGGTAGCCACATTGTCGTTGATCCTTTTCCCGGCGCACCCAGTGGCGCGCTCTATGTGGAAGCCGCTAGCGACAACCGTCCGTACTTCATTATTCCGTGGCTCGGCAAATATCTTATCGGGACAACGGATATTAAATACGACGGTAATCTCGATAAAGTTAAGGCGAGTGATGCGGAAATTGATTATCTCCTCTCGGAAACGAATCGGGTGCTACCTTCGGCTCAGCTCACCCGTGACGACGTGAAATTTACCTATTCCGGCGTACGTCCATTGCCCTATGTCGGCGACAAAAATCCGGCTAGCATTACCCGCAGCCATATTTTGTTTGACCACAGTCCTGAGGGGGTTAAAAATCTCATTTCCCTCATTGGCGGTAAATTAACGACCTATCGGCAAGTGGGTGAAGAGATGGTGGATTTGGTTTATAAAAAACTCAAGCGTACGGTTCCCCCTTGTTCTACCCGCAAGCGTCCATTACCGGGGGCGATCGCCGCCGATTCTAGCCAGATCGAAATGATGATCAAGCGTTATGGCAACACCGTTGATCGTATCTCTATCCAACATTTGTTCAGGATGTACGGTTCTAAAGCCTCCAATGTTTTAGCATTAGTAGATGAGGCTGCCGACCTCGGTGAACGAATTGTCCCCTATTTGCCGGACATCAAAGCCCAAGCTGTTTATGCCATGCGCGCAGAGCTTGCCCACAATATTGAGGATATTTGTCGGCGCAGAACGACTTTTTCGATGGTTGCAAATTATGGTTACGATGCGCTACCCGCCATTGTTGATGCCCTACAGAAACATTGCGGTTTAGACCAAGCAGAGTGCGATCGCCAAGTTGCCGCCTATAAGCGCTTTATCGAACGTAACTGTTTACCAGATTTTGCCATTGCTGATCCAGCAGAGCGCAATTCCGCTGCTCCCAAAGCAGAAGTGTACTCATAG
- the arsC gene encoding arsenate reductase, glutathione/glutaredoxin type: protein MKKVMFVCRRNSCRSQMAEGFAKTLGAGKIEVVSSGLEASRVHPTAIEVMAEIGIDVKTQTSDALSDFQAEDFDAVISMCGCGVSLPEAWVTREVFEDWDLEDPDGKSIEIFHRVRDQIKGRVSSLIGKLGEI, encoded by the coding sequence ATGAAAAAAGTAATGTTTGTCTGCCGTCGCAATTCCTGTCGCTCCCAGATGGCGGAAGGTTTTGCGAAAACTCTAGGAGCTGGAAAAATTGAGGTTGTGTCATCGGGTTTAGAAGCCAGCCGCGTTCATCCCACGGCCATTGAAGTGATGGCAGAAATTGGCATTGATGTAAAAACACAAACTTCTGATGCGTTGAGTGATTTTCAGGCTGAAGATTTTGATGCCGTAATTTCCATGTGTGGCTGCGGTGTGAGCCTTCCCGAAGCATGGGTTACTCGCGAAGTTTTTGAAGATTGGGATTTAGAAGATCCCGATGGTAAGTCGATTGAAATCTTTCACCGAGTTCGCGACCAAATTAAAGGGCGAGTATCAAGTTTAATAGGGAAACTTGGAGAGATTTAG
- the ggpS gene encoding glucosylglycerol-phosphate synthase — protein MKSSLVILYHREPYDEVRENGKTFYRDKKSPNGIMPTLKSFFANAEQSTWVAWKQVTPKQRESFQDKMAYPGQENSVVHRIPLSAEQVKNFYHVTSKEAFWPILHSFPWQFTYDSSDWDNFKHINEMFAEAACAEAEDDALFWVHDYNLWLAPYFIRQIKPNAKIAFFHHTPFPSVDIFNILPWREAIVDSLLCCDLCGFHLPRYVQNFVAVARSLRKVEITRQVPVDENSFTPVGTALAEPVITTQLKVGDRLVNLDAFPVGTNPSLIRSQVEQEATQQRIKEIREELGGNKLILSAGRIDYVKGTKELLVCYERLLERRPELISKVNLVVAAAKPATGMRVYKNAQSEIERLVGKINGRFAKLNWTPIRLFTSALSYAELLALFGAADIAWITPLRDGLNLVAKEYVVAHGTQDGVLVLSEFAGSAVELPDAVLTNPYAAKRMDESIDEALAMPVEEQQRRMKNMYASIQRYDVQQWANHMFREAQASPELGKEPALV, from the coding sequence ATGAAATCTTCTCTCGTCATTCTCTACCATAGGGAACCCTATGATGAGGTGCGCGAAAACGGTAAAACTTTCTACCGTGATAAGAAAAGCCCTAACGGCATTATGCCAACCCTTAAGAGCTTTTTTGCCAATGCTGAACAAAGTACTTGGGTCGCGTGGAAGCAAGTAACACCAAAGCAGCGGGAGTCCTTTCAAGATAAAATGGCGTATCCCGGCCAAGAGAATAGTGTGGTACATCGTATTCCCTTGTCGGCTGAGCAGGTCAAAAACTTTTATCACGTTACGTCGAAGGAAGCTTTTTGGCCTATTTTGCACTCTTTCCCATGGCAGTTTACCTACGATTCTTCGGATTGGGATAATTTTAAGCACATTAATGAGATGTTTGCTGAGGCGGCCTGTGCTGAGGCGGAAGATGATGCTCTGTTTTGGGTGCATGATTATAATCTCTGGCTTGCGCCTTATTTCATTCGCCAGATTAAGCCCAATGCCAAGATTGCGTTTTTCCACCATACGCCGTTTCCGAGTGTGGATATTTTCAATATTTTGCCGTGGCGTGAGGCTATTGTTGATAGTCTCCTGTGCTGTGATCTCTGTGGTTTTCATCTGCCGCGATATGTGCAGAATTTTGTGGCAGTGGCTAGGAGTCTGCGGAAAGTGGAGATTACGCGCCAAGTGCCTGTCGATGAGAATTCTTTTACGCCTGTGGGCACTGCCCTCGCTGAGCCTGTTATTACGACGCAGCTCAAGGTTGGCGATCGCCTCGTAAACCTAGATGCCTTTCCTGTGGGGACAAATCCGAGTTTGATCCGCTCCCAGGTCGAGCAAGAAGCGACACAGCAACGTATCAAAGAAATTCGTGAAGAACTTGGTGGTAATAAACTCATTCTTTCCGCTGGACGTATCGATTACGTTAAAGGAACCAAAGAGTTGCTTGTTTGTTATGAGCGTCTCTTAGAGCGCCGTCCCGAACTGATTTCTAAGGTTAATTTGGTTGTAGCAGCGGCGAAACCCGCAACGGGTATGCGCGTTTATAAGAATGCCCAGAGTGAAATTGAGCGTTTGGTGGGCAAAATTAATGGTCGCTTCGCCAAGCTAAATTGGACACCGATCCGTCTATTTACCAGTGCTTTGTCCTATGCCGAACTACTGGCACTGTTTGGCGCGGCGGATATTGCGTGGATTACGCCCCTGCGGGATGGCCTAAACCTTGTTGCGAAGGAGTATGTTGTCGCCCATGGTACGCAGGACGGTGTTTTGGTTTTGTCTGAGTTTGCGGGCTCGGCGGTGGAGCTACCTGATGCGGTTTTAACGAACCCCTACGCTGCTAAACGGATGGATGAGTCCATTGATGAAGCGTTAGCAATGCCTGTGGAAGAGCAGCAACGCCGTATGAAAAATATGTACGCATCTATTCAGCGCTATGACGTGCAGCAATGGGCAAATCATATGTTCCGTGAGGCTCAAGCTTCGCCGGAATTGGGTAAGGAACCAGCCCTTGTTTAA
- a CDS encoding NAD(P)H-dependent glycerol-3-phosphate dehydrogenase, whose product MSPFTSTVTTEEQHNTGNSPAPVTNTVIPQTCPKTVNANRKTIAMLGAGAWGSALATLASVNDHELRVWSRRGELSLEEAIADADVIISAISMKGVRSVAAQLKELSIPKDAIIVTATKGLEPKTTLTPSQIWQETFPDHPVVVLSGPNLSKEIEAGLPAATVVASADENAAIAVQELFSSNCFRVYTNTDPVGTELGGTLKNVIAIGVGICEGLNLGTNAKSALITRALPEIIRIGTHFGAQPETFLGLAGLGDMLATCMSPLSRNHRVGYGLAQGKDLKQILEELGSTAEGVNTTKVLINLANREGIPISISRQIYRLLKGTVTPMAAVEALMERELKAESCELFENSDEEE is encoded by the coding sequence ATGTCTCCTTTTACTTCCACTGTCACAACTGAAGAACAACATAATACAGGTAATAGTCCAGCCCCTGTCACCAATACTGTCATTCCCCAAACATGTCCTAAGACAGTAAATGCTAATCGTAAAACCATTGCGATGCTTGGTGCAGGGGCTTGGGGTTCTGCTCTCGCGACCTTGGCTTCGGTCAATGACCATGAGCTGCGCGTCTGGTCACGCAGGGGGGAACTCAGTCTTGAAGAGGCGATCGCCGATGCAGATGTCATTATTTCGGCGATTTCCATGAAGGGTGTGCGTAGTGTCGCCGCTCAGCTGAAAGAGTTGTCCATTCCCAAGGATGCCATTATTGTCACCGCAACAAAGGGTTTAGAGCCGAAAACAACCCTCACCCCTTCTCAAATTTGGCAAGAGACTTTTCCTGATCATCCTGTTGTTGTGCTTTCTGGCCCGAATCTTTCTAAGGAAATTGAAGCTGGTTTGCCTGCAGCAACGGTTGTCGCTAGTGCTGATGAAAATGCGGCGATCGCCGTCCAAGAATTATTTTCTTCCAACTGCTTTAGGGTCTATACCAATACAGATCCCGTTGGTACAGAGCTAGGCGGCACCTTAAAAAATGTGATTGCCATTGGTGTCGGCATTTGTGAAGGTCTGAATCTGGGGACAAACGCGAAATCAGCCCTAATTACCCGCGCCCTCCCCGAAATTATTCGCATCGGCACGCACTTCGGCGCTCAGCCAGAAACATTCCTCGGTTTAGCAGGATTGGGAGATATGCTCGCCACCTGCATGAGTCCTTTAAGCCGCAATCACCGCGTCGGTTATGGCTTGGCACAGGGCAAGGATCTCAAACAAATCCTTGAAGAGCTGGGCAGTACTGCCGAAGGCGTAAACACCACCAAAGTGTTGATTAACCTCGCAAATCGTGAAGGTATTCCCATTTCCATTTCCCGCCAAATTTACCGTTTACTTAAAGGTACAGTTACCCCAATGGCAGCGGTGGAAGCGCTAATGGAGCGGGAACTCAAAGCAGAGTCCTGCGAACTTTTTGAAAATTCTGACGAAGAAGAATAA